CCAACATTAAACACTGCCTTTGTTGAACGTCTTAAACCCTCGGCCAACATGGTTCACGGTCCCGGCAAAGGATATCACTTAACGAGCTATACCATCCTTGCATCCGACTTCATTTCTCAAGCAGTTCAGCAATAAATGTCTGCAAGCATtcataaatttgttttgtttgttttgttgggtttttttcaggatGGCTCTAAATTTCAGAATTGATGGGTTAATTTTCTTTCAAGCGTGAAAAACGATCCCTCCTCGGCCTTTGTGAAAAACCAtgatatactgagggaaacaaataacatCACATTATGTATCATACAAAGCTTATGAgcaaacatggaaacaaatacaggaacacttgtactttcatgtggtCCCTTATTTTTTCCTCAGTATATAGACTCCTGCTGCAGAATCCTCTCATTTGTTCTGAGGTAATAAATAcagggtgtatgtagtgtgtggTGAAATATGATCTTCCATGGAGTAAGGTACAAATATGACGTTCTTCACGTAATGAGATTTTTGAGTCAGTTTTAATAGGGAGGAAAGCCCGAAATAATGCAGGGCCTCACATTAACCACTTTGATACATATCCACCAAAAACCGGAATGGTTCTGGCAAATCTCGAAAGTGGGGCATAACCGCATCATCCCTCGTCACTAGCGCTATTCACTAATGTGAAGATCcagtttagaattggtctccaggaacccatgcttaccGTAAGGACAACTgaggggatcaggtggtcagtctcactgatttggttgacacatgtcattgtttatcaattttggatcactggattgtctcgtccagacgcTATTGTTTATATACCGaaggcatatagctggaatatagtcCGAcgttaaacaaataaacaaacaaacgaaattGGTTCTTAGCAAACAAAAGTATCAAACAGATAGCGGACAAAGGTACGTTCTAACAGATAAAGGTACCACAATGATAgtgaatgaaaaacaaatattatcTAAAAGGAATTTTTATTGACTTTTTGTGTAAAACAAGGTTCCAAtatgaatattgtttgaatcTATTGGTAGGCACTGCtctaaataaaaaataactaaCATAATACAACTAATCAGCCTACCACTCGACATACAAGCTTGTCCGTAGAAAACAGCCatggtttatttgtttataatgGATCAATCGGGTCTGTAAAGCAGTACCACGATATGTTATTGCATATGATAATAACGCATCTTTAGATTATCTGATTAAAGCTTGCATATACCAACGTTATGCCATTGTAGTTGAGGTCCGACTAATCATACTTTCAAAACACATGGAACAAATCGTTTCTGAACTTACGTGTAATCAAAATTAACCAGAAGTGTATTTGACACAAACAACGTATTCTGACAACACTGCAGCTCACGGCCTCGCCTTGAAAGAGGTCTTGTGCATTCACTGATATGTGTACATTCAAAAAGGCAAAGTACGTATCGTTTAAAACATCGATACATTATACTACTTAAGGATAGCACGAGTGAAGAGACTGGGAAAGAATGCTTATTTGGTTGATAAATGATCTTTCACGGAAAATGAAGTCAAACGAATGTGCCGTAATTACAAACGCCATATGTTCCGCAGGGAGTGATTCATGACTGACGATTCAGCTGACTTCCTACTATCAAATACCGTGCCAAACATTGTTTGTCAATATGGCTCTCAcagtaaggggagataattccatTTGGACTAGCCCCTATGTTTTGTGAATACTACAAGGAGCACCCTTATTTCCTATTTGTCATTTTGCCAAAGTCTTCCTGTAGATAGCAACCTTGTTTGTACTTCTTACAGGCTCTTAGGTAGACATTTTATTCGCGAATgcccgataggttgcaaagatatatatttagatagtattgagggcttgcccaaCCTTTTCAGCAACAACTGTGTGCAAGCCCAGGCTATATTACAAAATGGTAGCTACGGCCCTGGTTTACACGGAGTCAGAGAGCTTTGATATTATTGCAATTGCGAGGAGTGCTTCGTCATAAACAGCAGTGAAATTTCtggaaaatgataaaaatgcCACACCAGTGTGATTCGGATCATTGTCAATGAGTGAAGTCAATGAAGGTGTACGAAGTACAAAGAACAATTTGAAGTTCTATCATGTGAGCTTCACAATAAACACATAAGGCTGATATCCACACATGAACTCCGTCATTTCAATAATCATACAAGCTGTACCAGAAAGTCGCGGAAATATGCGTCTAAGTCTTGGAAATCCACGTAAAACATTCATAATGAACAACCAATGTAGCCTCCATATGACTTTCACAGACAAAGAACAAACAGTACCCTTATCTAGTTCCTAGGCGGACATTATAAGCACTACTTACATACACCCAATGCCTATAATGCAGCGATTTAAACACATGTACATGGGTTCAGTATAAAACATGATGGACGCAATATAAGACATATACTACCCAAAATGACTTTCATATAGCTACATGTATTTCACAAATCCAAATTATATACAGCTTTGTGTACAAAATGGTGGGATTTATAACACCGCAATTGTCCTATATAGCTATATATGTGTTCAAGGGACTTTCCATTACGGTAGCAGGTTATACGTGGTCAGAATTGGGAGAGATGGGTAATAGTCGACAacaatgagtgtgagtgagtcagtgagggagggagggagggagtgagtgagtaaagttaTACGCCgttttaagcagtattccagcaatatcacggcgggtacaccaggaataggcttcacacgttgcatccatgtggggattaAAACCTGGGACTTCCAgctgacgagcgagcgcttgaACCAGTTTGCCACCCCACCACCACAACAATAACAGAGGACTCAGTTATGGAGGGGAATTATCTGCAGATACATTTTTGGGGAAACGTATATCAAGACGTCAGATATAGTTTGATAGTACACCTGGATTATCCAGGAACAAACAGGGGATCCTTATGAAGGTTGGTTAAAAAAGAGTCTGATTTAGAGAAGTTCCACTGTAAATATCCACAGTATATATAAAGTGTTGAAAAAGTTATGAACATCACCTATCAAGTAAATATTAAAAAGAATAAACAAAAGTGGCCAAATTTTTAGGAGAGAGTAAAAGTTAAGCGTCTTCCTTGATAAATGCCTTGGCTTCCTCCGTTGTGCCGGACTTCTTTCCCTTCCTTATTGAAGACTTCCGTGAAAAACAGCTCCTCTGAAGACACACATGATATAAGCATTCATTAGGTAACATAGGTCTACACTGAACGAGAGAGATAACATTGGAGAGTCTGTGTGGTACCCTGTATACAAACAACCCTTCAAaatatgtgcgtgtgtatgcaATCCAGACTGAAAGAATGTACACAATATTTTGAGAgtggtgtgcgtgtgtgtgctgTGAGAGAGGGGCATGTGGGACGGGTCAGTAGAGTTCGTCACATACGATAtacaagtgggaaccgatgacatgtcagcgagaATGACCACCTGGTCGCCTCTTAGGAAAAGccgagtcgccttttgtggcaagcatgggttgctgaagatctgttctactcggaatcttcacgggtccatacaGGCTTAGGTAGCTGATGACTACCAGTGCCAATACGAGTTTACAGGGAAGTACCAGAGTATACAGATGATCAGGAGAATCTTTAAGAAGTTGAAGTCCAAAGAGGTGAACTCAAAACAACATAGGCGTCGACAACAGTACATATGCATACAGCAGTGTTCGAGGAACAGCAGGGCTGTCATATATGACTCAATATTTGAGATAGGATTTTGAGAAACATAAATATCTATGACTTTTCTACAAACGTCTGGCTGACGAACAATAGCGATCAGCTTACACTTCTGTAACAAAAGCAGACGATGAAGATGCAGCCGATGATGCCGAGGATAATGGCGATGGGGATGACTGGGGTGATGTCGTAGTGGTCAGCTGGGTTAGGTGCTGGCACGGGGTTGTATTTGTCCACCGGCTTGGCCCCCTGGAGTTAAAAATGAAAGGCTAGACACGCTCAGTATGCGTATCAATCAACATGGCAACGGTTTGTACGTTACATAGGATAGTTCCGCAGGTATTCCCATCCTATGGACGATTGAGCCTCGGCCTGACAGTTACATGACTGTCGGTTACCCCGACCCCAAAACACAAAGTAATGCCCTTGTCTTATAATTATGCGTAAGTCTATGTCTAGTGATACTTAGTTCAATACATTAAAACGGCGTTTGTAAAACTGAGCCAAGAATGatcaatttcaaaataaacTAAGTTGGAACTAATACCCTGTAGCTAGTACGCTGTACTTACCTTCTGTgcaacaatgacatgcatcgcCATACCCTGCAAGAAGAGAATAGATCATGTGCTCACATAAATGAATCAACGAGAACGTCAAACCTATTAAATAGATTAAAACATCATGAAAACACTAACATCACGGCATCAATTACTTATGCATAAGAGCCTCCATGTGTAGCTTACATTTCTGCAGGTCATGTCTTCGCATGTGACTGTATTTCAAGCTCGGTGCTGCATATTCCGAATGAAGCATCTTTTAGAACAAAATTATGAAGAAAAGGGACGTGGAGGAATATGTGTATACAGCAGCTAGTGGACTCACTAGAGACATAGTACATTAAATAAGATATCAACATCAGTAATATGGAAATCATTTGGCGAAATGAGAAAACTCTGTCACTATTGTTATTAATTTTGTTCTGGAGATAAATGCTTCAGTGGTAAGTATGTCTTTCAATGTGCTCTAGTAACTATCAACTTTGGATTTGATTCTTTAAGAACAAGTGTAAATATACCTCTTAGCAGATAAGACTATATGATTCAGTAATGCGTTGGTACCTAAACAGCCAAACCAAATCAAATTTTTGTCACAGTTTCTTGCATAAAGTCTTGGTTTCATCACAGTTCCAGTATACATGGCACCTCAACAGAATAATTACCAactgttggttttttttcaattttgctATGCTCGTACCTGTCTCGCAGTGGCGCCCTGGCAGTTGAGGGCGAACAGGCGGAAACTGGCGTTGGCGGCGATTGTCAGGTTGCTGATGGTGCTGAAGCACACCATAATGTCGTCCTCGTGATCGTAGCAGGTGCCATGCCCGGATCGAACTGGACCTGACCATATTGCTTTAGTGTCGCAGTTCTGTAatgacaatgacgatgatgatgatgatgatgatgatgatgatgatgatgatgatgatgatgatgatgaagaaaatgatgattcAGTAGTGGGATGGTGGAGGTGGTGTGTTGATAAGGTGAATAAAATCAATATGCATAGTGAGTATTACCTCTAATATTTGTGTTATAATGATTGAAATAGTAATATTGTAAAAACCATTCATTGCTGCGGCGActgttgatgatgttggtgataaGTATAGCGACAGACATCAGTATCACATGGAACATAGCAAAGATCAACTTACTGGGTCCGCAGAGTCTTTCTCCAGCACCATGAATGTAGGAAATACTCTGTtctgtgaaaaaacaaacaagattAAAATATGACGTACGGTTACTTGATAGAACGTACTGTCCGTGTAGGTGTATTTCGGTACCGTGATCGCCTGACCACCGCCAgctgcacacacatgcatgtgaGCGGTGTTGTATGTGGAGTAAACAGTGAAAGCAACATATTCGCTTCGCTGAACATTATTTTCTTGACAGAAATTAGATTCAGGAGCTTCTCCTGCGGCCTTGATTTCTGTCTATCTTAATCTATACCTCCTATCAAACGTTGAGACTTACACACCCACTGCCTGTAATATGTGTATACATGCAACAGTCAATGTCTACAAGCAGGCAATGTGTACAAACACTGAAATAACCAGTCAGTGTATATTACCTGTTATGTGTGTATACATGCTACAGTCAATGTCTACAAGCAGGCAATGTGTACAAACACTGAAATAACCAGTCAGTGTGTACACTGCCTGTTATGTGTGTATACATGCTACAGTCAGTGTCTACAAGCAGGCAATGTGTACAAACACTGATATAACCAGTCAGTGTGTACACTGCCTgttatgtgtgtgtacatgacaCAGTCATTGTCTACAATCAGACAATGTGTACAAACACTGAAATAACCAGTCAGTGTGTACACTGCCTGTTATGTGTGTATACATACTACAGTCAATGTCTACAAGCAGACAATGTGTACAAACACTGAAATAACCAGTCAGTGTTTATACTGTCTGTTATGTGTGTATACATGCTACAGTCAATGTCTACAAGCAGGCAATGTGTACAAACACTGAAATAACCAGTCAGTGTGTACACTGCCTGTTATGTGTGTATACATGCTACAGTCAATGTCTACAAGCAGACAATGTGTACAAACACTGAAATAACCAGTCAGTGTGTACACTGCCTgttatgtgtgtgtacatgataCAGTCAATGTCTACAATCAGACAATGTGTACAAACACTGAAATAACCAGTCAGTGTATATTACATGTTATGTGTGTATACATGCTACAGTCAATGTCTACAAGCAGACAATGTGTACAAACACTGAAATAACCAGTCAGTGTTTATACTGTCTGTTATGTGTGTATACATGCAACAGTCAATGTCTACAAGCAGGCAATGTGTACAAACACTGAAATAACCAGTCAGTGTGTACACTGCCTGTTATGTGTGTATACATGCTACAGTCAATGTCTACAAGCAGGCAATGTGTACAAACACTGAAATAACCAGTCAGTGTGTACACTGCCTGTTATGTGTGTATACATGCTACAGTCAACGTCTACAAGCAGGCAATGTGTACAAACACTGAAATAACCAGTCAGTGTGTACACTGCCTGTTATGTGTGTATACATGCTACAGTCAACGTCTACAAGCAGGCAATGTGTACAAACACTGAAATAACCAGTCAGTGTTTAGACTGTCTGTTATGTGTGTATACATGCTACAGTCAATGTCTACAAGCAGGCAATGTGTACAAACACCGATATAACCAGTCAGTGTGTACACTGCCTGTTATGTGTGTATACATGATACAGTCATTGTCTACAATCAGACAATGTGTACAAACACTGAAATAACCAGTCAGTGTTTAGACTGTCTGTTATGTGTGTATACATGCTACAATCATTGTCTACAATCAGGCAATGTGTACAAACACTGAAAT
The window above is part of the Haliotis asinina isolate JCU_RB_2024 chromosome 1, JCU_Hal_asi_v2, whole genome shotgun sequence genome. Proteins encoded here:
- the LOC137286849 gene encoding uncharacterized protein; translation: MSALTHTLIFGLILISACECEKLFKSMEVDTPSHVASIADFSVHKGERREVYYLTAKFNKNRVFPTFMVLEKDSADPNCDTKAIWSGPVRSGHGTCYDHEDDIMVCFSTISNLTIAANASFRLFALNCQGATARQGMAMHVIVAQKGAKPVDKYNPVPAPNPADHYDITPVIPIAIILGIIGCIFIVCFCYRSRSCFSRKSSIRKGKKSGTTEEAKAFIKEDA